From Paenibacillus antri:
GCTGGATCCGATTACGACCGAACGCGTCGCGCTCGACGGGTATACGCGGGAACGCGTCGAGATCGTCACGTTCGAAGGCTTGCGAATGCCGATGTACGTGCTGACTCCGGACGGTGCGGATGGTCCGCTTCCGGCCGTTATCGCGTGTCACGGCCACGGCTACGGCGTCAAGGACATCGTCGGTCTAGAGCCCGACGGATCGGAGCGTCGAGGCGATCCGGGCCTCCACAAGGATTTCGCCGTCGCCTTGGTACGCCGCGGCTTCCTGGTGATCGCGCCGGAGCTGCTCGGCTTCGGCGAACGCCGATTCGCGGAGGATGCCGCAGGCGGTCCGAAGGCGAACTCTTGCTTCCGCATCGCCGTGCAACTGCTGATGGCAGGGAAGACGCTGGCGGGGTACCGGGTGTACGAGACGCTGCGGGCCGTCGATTATGTCGAGGGGCGGGCGGACGCGAGGGCGGACCGAATCGGCATCATGGGCATCTCCGGGGGAGGACTGGTAGCCGCCTTCGCGGCGGCGGTCGACGAACGGCTTCGCGCCGCCGTCGTGAGCGGGTACGCGAATACGTTCCAAGGAAGCATCTTGGATCGGAATCATTGCATCGACAATTACATTCCCGGGATGTCGGCGGCGTTCGCGATGTCGGACGCGATCGGCTTGATCGCGCCGAGGCCGCTCCTCGTCGAGAGCGGCGACAAGGATCTCGTGTTCCCTCGCGGCCCGGCGGTCGAGGCGTACGAGGCGCTCCGCGCGATTTATGCCGCGTTCGGGGCGGAGGATCGGCTGCAGGCCGACTTCTTCGCCGGCGGGCACGAGATCGGCGGCGCGGTCGCTTACGATTGGCTGGCTTCGATGCTTGGGGACGAACCGGGAGCGGCGTCGGTATGATCGTCGTCGCGACGATCGGGGCGTGTACCTCTGAGGCAGAACGGGAGTAGGGGGCGCACTTTCTGCACCGACGGCCCCTAAATTTGGCGCGAGTGGGCATTCTATAGGGGAGTGAACAGCCTTGCAGCCTTACCGAAGGGAGGGGACCACCATGGACGACAAACGGCGCCACGAACTCGAGCGGGTGCTCGAAGAGACGCTGCACGACGGCATTATGAACGAAAGGGAGCCGAACGCGAACGAGGAGGCGCGGGAGCGGATCAGCGCCCCGTACGAATATCGCATTCGCGCGGAGCGGGACCCGATCGCCGAGGAGACGAAAATCATCCGCAGTATGGCGAAGGAGCCGGACGGCAAGTACGACGATTATGCCAAATCATAGGTTTGACATGCCTTTGCGCCTCGTTTAGACTGGAAAAAGAAGAACAAATGTTTCGTGTCTTTTCATGTTCAACGATTCAGAAAGTATATCCTGCGGAGGGAATACCTGAATCGTCTCGGTAAGCGGGCACCGTCTTGCAAAGACGGCGAAGCCGTTTATCCTTGGGGGGCGTCATGGTCGAGCGGATCGTCGAAGAATGGAAGCATGTTTTCAAGCTGGATCCGGATAAGCGGATCGGCGATGAAGCGTTGGAAGCCTTATGTTTGTCCGGTACGGACGCCATCATGGTCGGAGGGTCGAGCGGGGTCACCTATGACAACACGGTCGACCTTTTGTCGCGCCTGCGCAGGTACGAATTGCCTTGCGCGCTCGAGGTGACGACGCTGGACGCGGTCGTGCCCGGGTTCGACGCGTATTTGATCCCGGTGGCGCTGAACGCCGGCGACCCGGATTACCTCGTCGGCCGACACATCGAGGCGCTGAAGCGATACGGCAGCCTGCTGCCGAAGGAAGGGACGATCGCGGCCGAAGGGTACGTGATCGCCAATCCGGATTGCGAGGCGGCGCGCGTCGCCGGAGCGAAGCCGGTCGACGAGGCGGACATCGTCGCGTATGCGAGATTCGCCGACCGGCTGCTCCGGCTGCCGATCGTCTATATCGAATATTCCGGCGCGTTCGGCGATATGGAAGCGGTCGCGCGGGCGCGGGCGGCGCTGACGAACGGCGCGAGGCTGTTCTACGGCGGCGGCATCGAC
This genomic window contains:
- a CDS encoding alpha/beta hydrolase family protein; protein product: MERQLETYFREFMNGVRARHAFDPEADRDQWRTAAVAKLRELLGGFPEEKAPLDPITTERVALDGYTRERVEIVTFEGLRMPMYVLTPDGADGPLPAVIACHGHGYGVKDIVGLEPDGSERRGDPGLHKDFAVALVRRGFLVIAPELLGFGERRFAEDAAGGPKANSCFRIAVQLLMAGKTLAGYRVYETLRAVDYVEGRADARADRIGIMGISGGGLVAAFAAAVDERLRAAVVSGYANTFQGSILDRNHCIDNYIPGMSAAFAMSDAIGLIAPRPLLVESGDKDLVFPRGPAVEAYEALRAIYAAFGAEDRLQADFFAGGHEIGGAVAYDWLASMLGDEPGAASV
- a CDS encoding heptaprenylglyceryl phosphate synthase; this encodes MVERIVEEWKHVFKLDPDKRIGDEALEALCLSGTDAIMVGGSSGVTYDNTVDLLSRLRRYELPCALEVTTLDAVVPGFDAYLIPVALNAGDPDYLVGRHIEALKRYGSLLPKEGTIAAEGYVIANPDCEAARVAGAKPVDEADIVAYARFADRLLRLPIVYIEYSGAFGDMEAVARARAALTNGARLFYGGGIDGAEKAAAAARAADTIVVGNIIYQSLARALDTVRVVQS